atgtgtagtgtttaccatgctggtatttaacatgtgagggtgcaggtcgtatccacgcagaccctcctaCGTTTTAATACTTTCTCGTTTCTGCTCGcggcggtttgttttggttggaacggatacagaacagatatgacgtcacgttactcagactacaacaataaaagcggtaacttccttctacctcatCATAGACTCAGatggagcaaatatatcgattctggcattaaaaactctatttcaaaatcgttaaataaaaattgcgatacatatcGTGATATGGCATCAGTGTcatcttttcctggttttaaaggctacattacagtaaagtgatgtaattccctgaacttaccagactgttctagctgtactattatttatcatttacacttactcattatatccacattactgatgattatttatcaaaaacctcagtgtgtaaatattttgtggaaccaccaatagtcaaccctacaatattgtcGAAACATCGATATTGaagtatttggtaaaaaatattgtgatatttgattttgtccaaGTCACCCAGCCCTTATAGAtataactcagactgctgacgccgccgattagtttaagatcaatgttacaggtcattttacacagaacaagactgtggatttagtcctcatctcgtaacactcaacatcaataactctttgaatgtacatatgaacatgtgagtattgtattgaGATGGACTTGAAAAAAATTTAAACctgcaaagatgtttctgatgcagaatatttatttggttttgcttcaaataataagccaatgctgacatgaaaacagaacacagttagatctgctgtgaagaagaaaatgtatttaGCATTAAGATACTCAGTGTGGATCAGTATAATATCAGCCTTAtgtctgcagtttagtgtcaccagaactttcacatcatattaatctcagaacagaagtaaaaaatggtgtctgacctcagcgtctccagtctacagtgtggactctccagaaaacaacacaggagcttcactcctgaatccttcaggttgtttcctctcagatccagctctctcagatgggaggggttggacttcagggCTGAGATCAGAGAAGcccagctgatctctgacaaaccgCAGagcctcaatctgaataaagaataaatgatgaagataaaaatcactttttaatccaatcagatgtgttcaggttttaaatgtgtagctcaacatcactatgtcctaatcaatgatcttttccctaaaatgagtagagtgactttgtcattgtgttattgtggatcatcataatgtcagccttctaaagacatcatccagatgtcaccacaacattcatacagctgttcatgtcaacacacatcaataacatgctgctgatcccAGTCAAGTGtggaattagaggatcaatattaaatcagacttgttggacttcattacttaatttattacacggccttcttctcactgtatctgggagcttagcaggtttatgtcatttacaggaaaagtccacatttgttcaagtgtgtctataaacaacagccacatgtcatatgtactttaaaagagttattggtggcagtaatcattcctcctgtgaagtggtcccttcataacacaactacactgtaagaaattaCTTCATAAGTTCAACGgaaactaatatgaagattcagTAGTCTGACTCAGACAAATCAAGTGGGtgtttactagggctgggacgattcaactatctcctgatttgatatttattgtgattattaagtattgtgattcgattttgcgatttattgtgatttttgttaacttttttaacactagaccatgggaaaaagttgaatcatacacttctagtgacttttactttggaaaatatctaaatgaatccagtaaaaaaattagattttcagcatgtatgtagtcagagatgtcctgaagtcaaatatatcagtcattatcaggaattatttattacattttttccagtaacctaaaaatcaaagaataaagacatttactTCACAGATTagaggtattttctttttaatttataagggacatctaatgttttatacttctggtgaatataatccatcaatcttatttccatagatgtattttatatatacagttccctttgttaacacctaattttgaaaaccggacgtagtcccacgtgcctacttcctctaacttctccaagtcctcctctagctctcccgtcagctccgttctctttatccatccatggtcagctccatcggggctgtttgaatgcatttaacataaatgtcagtatctgggtgctctacagttgtagcgtcggcccatttgaccacggagacgagagcgatggccggctcgaccgcaacaTTACCGCGATACGGTAAAGTTTCCTGTCcaagtcacccagccctaatagatataactcagactgctgacgcctccgattagtttaagatcaGCGTTACAGGTAATTTTACACAGAACCAGACTGTGGACttagtcctcatctcgtaaAACTCaacatcaataactctttgaatgtacatatgaacatgtgagtattgtattgaGATAGacttgaaaacatttttaacctgcaaagatgtttctgatgcagaatatttatttggtttttgcttcaaataataagccaatgctgacatgaaaacagagcacagttagatctgctgtcaaaaagaacgtGGGAATAACTTAGAACCATAGAAAACTCTAATTGGATGGTGtcgttcataatcatcacttatgtgcctttgaacgtgtttgttgaagagtgctgcacctttagacatgttcaaatagagaactacaggaatgagtcctaaaacccagaaatgagtcagcattttatttcttcctgttccctcgtctggaggtcagtgggttttttgaatgggtttttagttagatgcctgaaataaggtctgtgtttaaaggtccagtgtgtaggatctggcggtatataacggtgaggtgaggagattacaaccaactgaagcctctcctgtgtgcgtAGAGAGTTtgtgtacaaactacataagctacagtcagtgaactgacctcagagtctccagtctacagtttggactctccagtGCAGCAgacagcttcactcctgaatcctgcaggtaaACGTCATTCatgtccagctctctcagatgggaggggttggacttcagagctgaggccacaacttcacagtgagtaGCTGAGAGTCTACAGTCAGAAAGTCTGTcatgacacaaaaatgacaaaatatgttattatgaaagaggacagtttatatttacttcatgcatttgatgactaaacagtttgatatatacttctttgattaacatttgctcctcacatcagtggttcagctaatcttatcttactatttgacatgaaacaataattctcatcactctctctcaaacctgcagacttttaatctttgtttctttctttgttaGAGAAAAAATGTAGTTACATTGAGTCTTCcctaatgtccagtctgtcagtgtgatctgatcccaggtctgtctccacaaagtttgcatgaggccttcttgattagaaaagcatttttaaaactcagtgaataagtaataataatacagttgataAAGTTGACCTctagctacctgctgctgtcaggttcacGTCCATTAATGGGAAAATTTAGTGACTGCTGCCAAACGGTAGAGAATTAAACAAATTACGTAATAATATTAGACctgtacataattaaacattcatataattatatatttgatgactgcatggcgttttgtcattaacactcttttctgagcatcaaacgtattcagctcacaaacacaattaatgAACCAATAAGGTTGCATTATTTACAACATAATGTCATCagaaagatgttatcagtgtatcagcattaaaaacagaacattgatctttggtgtgtataagatctcttaaaaagtctgaattctaccattctgctgttatatattcatcagaccgctgttattggtggaagctgtgtatttcctgttactactcttctctacagcaacaagagagagaaacaccagagtttccttctgtgagtaacagaataaaaggaaagacttaAAAACGAGATTATGGAACACAACTCGACTTCATGAGCAATAAAATACACCATTGCTCgattcaacacactcaggggttttacaaCGACGATCTTTGTCTCGTATGACCAGTAGTTTACGGTGGCTAATGCTAGAGTTGGGTCGGTTTTCAGTTTTCCGGTCCAGTGTACGAGCTTAAActggtttgattttatgctaacCGGCGGAACCgacatttgtcattatgacacaTTCTGGCAAACTAAAAAGTATCCTACATCAACAACCTGTGCCGACAGAGTCACAGTGCTAAATCCAGCCTGTATTGTATTactaataagcaatatgacaacgtgattaacgtaatattatgatgttatgttggtttgtaaacaagaagaggtttgtttactATAAAGTTCAAGTATTTTTTGGAgtgacgagacgagacgagacgagacgagacgagacatgGCAGAGCTGGTCTCAAAGAAAACGAAAATTGCGGCAGCATGGCAACAGTTTGTATTTGAAGACAACGAAAGATATGGGCCGAATAACACACGAGGTAAGGTGTAATGTggtgcaaggcctattgaaagtaaaccccagcaccagggctctgatcccaggaccgccccgactccccgccggatcagcaaacgttctgttgctgccgttacaccggttagacccagcgctccaccagtcagctgatcttttgtttttttcatttgttttaccaggttcacatgtcgtctccatcaccccaaagataaataagaaaaaactgtaaaatgtaacaattattagaaataaatagaataagtgttcattaacttgacagctagaaacaaaacctactgaaacattttgtaactcaacatttgaaacaactcaagaacatctgtgacaaaatacaactgacttatttatgtaataaacacgtggaacaCATAAGAATCattttatagtgtgtatatttgaagaactaaactactaatctacactgatctataaagttaatcacatctggacttacagagcttttctgcagttcctcacagctggaatcagtctctGCCGTCCCTCTGGTGTGTTGTACTTcttcaggtccaactcatccagaacctcctctgacatctgcagcatgtaggccagagctgagcagtggatctcagagagtttcttctctgatctgttctctgacttcaggaactcttggatctcctgatgtaccgagtggtcgttcatctccgtcagacagtggaagatgttgatgcttctgtcaggagaggTATCATATCTGTTCATCttcttcaggttgttgatgattctctggatgatttctggactgttgtctgtctgacccagcagacctcctaagagcttctggttggactccagagagaggccatgaaggaagcgaacaaacaggtccaggtggccatttttactttcaagggCTTTCATCATGGCTCTCTCCAGGAAGTCATCCAGGGTTGAATGAACATAGTCTTCTCCCAGGAAGTCCTTCAGTACCTCTGTGttcctgtttgtgtaacagtggaacatgtagactgcagccaaaaactcctgaatgctcaggtgaacaaagcagtagactgttttctggaagatcacacactctcttttgaagatctctgtacaaactcctgagtacaccgaggcctctgtgacatcaagaccacaccgctccaggtcttcttggtagaacatgatgtttcctttctccagatgttcaaacgccagcctccccagcttcagaagaacttccctgtcagcctccgtcagctcctgtggactcgtctcatgtccctcaccgtacttctgcttcttcctctttgtctgaaccaacaggaagCGTGAGTACaggtcagtcagggtcttgggcagctctcctctctggtctgtagtcaacatgtggtccagaactgtagcagtgatccagcagaagactgggattagacacatgatgtggaggctcctggatgtcttgatgtgtgagatgattctgctggacagctcttcatcactgactctcctcctgaagtactcctccttctgggcgtcagtgaagcctcgtacttctgttaccctggcaacacatgcaggagggatctgattggctgctgcaggtcgggaagttatccagacgagagctgagggaagcagattcccctggatgaggtttgttAGCAGCACattgactgatgacttctgggtaacatcagacacaacctcgttgttcttgaaatccagtgaaagtctgctttcatccaggccgtcaaagatgaacagaactttacagacagcgagcttctctgctgtgaccttctgtaatgttggatggaaaacatggagtagcatgagaagactgtactgctcatctctgatcaagttcagctccctgaacgaaagcagaaccaccagactgacatcttggtttcccaagccctctgcccagtccagagcgaacttctgcactgagaaggtttttccaacgccagcaacgccgttcgtcagaacgactctgatgtgtccctgttggtcaggtaaggctttaaagatgtcgtggcacttgattggagcgtcatggagggtcttcttcttggaagctgtctcaagctgcctcacctcatgttgggtattaacctcttcactctgtccctctgtgatgtagagctcagtgtagatcctgttgaggagggttccacttcctgtttcatcagttccttcagtcacacattcacatctcctcctcagactgatcttatgttcatctactcctgcagacctctattcagactgatcttatgttcatctacaacctcctgcagacctctattcagactgatcttatgttcatctacaccctcctgcagacctctatctgctgaaagagagaaacaaagtttaagacaaaacacagaaacttaTTATTTCCAAtgcaaatatgaaaataatcaatataacaACATATGAAGAAGTAAAGGTTATAAAGTCATCATCCCTTCTTTAAGTCAAAACTAACatcaaagtattttttatatttatttttaatagtttttcagCAAGTTGCTCTGCAGGACAAGATGTTTGTAAGTTAGAGAAGGAGACTGCAGCAGGAAAGCTAATGTTGTTCAAAGTCTGTGGCtcctgttcagttcagttcagttcatttttatatagcgtcaaatcataacagaagttatctaaagatgcttttcatatagagcaggtctagaccgtactctataatttagagacccaacaaaaGCATGAGCATGTATTGTTATGCGACAATGGCAAGAAAAATCTCCCCTTTCGTCagtgtgactgtctgtctgtgatagaacagtgatgttgttgctTTACACAGAGTTTAATAGTTCTCCATCTTCATTTATGCAGatggaaaacaaacagcattctgattggttaatgcaAAGACAGAGtgctatcataaaaacaaaacataaaaatataaatttagtcctttcagttcagattttcTCTCAAAGGAGAACAAAGTACAAGTGATGCAGAGCAGATATGTGTGGTGGAGCAGATCTTAAATGGTTGTCACAACAATAGTGAgtattaaaacaacaagtcCTGTTttcagacatgaagacatcagcaGACCGATCTACAGGcttactttgtacagtgctggtctgactggctgtctgaggtccaggtcttgttctaGATCTGGACATCGGCTCCTCCACAGAAGcatgactcctcttcttctctctgtggagacattactttattactaAAATCATTTGTTGATTGTTGTTGAAGAATATCAAGACTTGGCCGATACTGAAGCTCAGATGGTCACAGAGAAGAGTTAAAGTGTTGTTActgaattcagcattcagtctgtaatgaaaatgatcctttattttaaatctcctgctttaataaacaagaattagctgcttttcctatctgactgtcttattaaacatttagtgatctggctgaagtttgtttattaaaggggaacaacggtCATTATTAAAACACTGATATTATTCTATTCTAACAAGGAACACCAGAGCACCCGTGTTACATGATGTGTGTCTTAGACTGCTGGtctacctcaatatttagatcacttctaacctcagtttaaacctaactaactcaaACTAAACTGCCCAAAGTGACTGTGAATCAGTAAAGGACATAATCATCTCTCTTTGATGGAGGACATTTACAGTGAAGTAGCTGCAGAAAATGATGAGTttgtattaaaggggaacaacggaCAGTAATTTTACTccccagaacacgggagtatacgtacaaccccacttcaaagaaGCTGTCATAACAGCTGATTTTAGGAGAAGTCAAACCAACACAGTATTTTGAGGACAAATATGAGgaaatgaattacacatttgaagcaCATTCTTTCAGATTTTTAATAGTTGTAAATCTTTACAGCGACTTCAACGTTCAGGCAGAAACATGAATATTTTCATGaagtgtaaattgtgaaatggaggttctcaggtgttttgttacagaaatacaagcAGTACTTTGTGGCTATAAAACCCAGACTAAGATCCATCTTAGtttgaaacagtatctgcactaataattctgcatcaggaatagaaatcttttagcagaacatttagtcttcatcctcaatgcatcatcatccaccaGGTCAGCgcacagtaaaaacagtctcttactttgactctgagggtccaggttcattactgaagaatATACGAAGACCCATGGACTTGTCACtgttcatagacagacagctgggtgctggagactctgctctcggtCTGTACTGAACTCTGAAAACACCAAAGTTTggtttaaagtttgtattagtCCTCTTAGATTAGAGCTTTCctgggtgactgacagctgtcacagatacgaAGAGGAAGAATGCACAAATTAATTCTCTTTGTGTCACGAAAAGTGTGTTCAACTTCAgttagaaaatacattttagtagaacttttaaaacagaaacacaaaatcaacagaaaacagtaTTGGTAGAGGAAAGTGAAGTCCTATAAATGAATtagtagcagctctcttactttgactctgagggtccaggttcattactgaagagtGGAGGATCATCTGTAGActggtcactcttcatagacagacagccagagactagagactctgctccgtcctcctcttcctccacacaatcactcatcttctgatctgaagtcagtctgagaggtAAAAGAGGGACACTGACTGTAAACATGAAGAAGAAACAAGTTAGTACAAGAGTTACAGGATAGACTGAGAGACCAGGAAGTaacacaccctctctctctatcacacacacacacacgcgcacacacacacacacacacacacacacacacacacacacacacacacacacacacacacacacacacacacacacacacacacacacacacagagagtataCAGTAGAATGAAACCACCCAGAACTCCACCTGGTCACTATTCTTTTagtctctgcttgttttcttgttttcttgttttcttgggttacagcagctttaatgaggattattcagccagtcataactttgtgttcacagaagaatcaaactgttgagatcattctaacatttctctcctctacagtccacagggaggaaactgactcagacACTTTGACAGAAAGATgataaaatgttggattaatgttggattaacactcaccctgcttcagtctACAGTCGTCACCCCTCTGTCTCACTGAACTGACAGACTGAACACCTACATAGTTCCCTCCCTCTGTTCTCATGAGCCTGGCTCACCTGGCCAGTGcggctcctcctctctccatttaCAGGAAATCAGCTGAGTTGTGTGACTGGGTGTGTTCACGGCAGATAGCAGGTTAGAAATAGATGTCACATAgcagtggtgaacatcatctgaaagctgggaacctgaagattaatttgagatgcagctcagctctgtgtgtcaacttgttctagtcataaatcagaaataaacacgaattaatgaattaaaataaattgtgacagatatatatatatatatatatatatatatatattaggggtggaacggttcacaaaattcactgTTCCTCGGTTCATATCACAGTTTTCGGTTCGGTTCAGTTAATTTATattacagcgaggaggtcatgttctgatttcaacatgcttttcatttatttggcaaaattaagttaacaaatgtttgccttaaaaaaagtatggcttacataaAGAACGTAAACACTTCTTCAGTGTCAAATCTTAActgaaagaataggtcttctacagtaattattgcaaacaaaaaatgcagctttgttattttcatataaatatgatgtaattatagactaagtccatcaacataaattgaagcataagctcaaccagaactatactaaaacaaaataagaacagtATAATatatgtctcaattccctgattatcagctcttaattgaaagatttgtgttatttaaaaataatgaataactacaaaacacattacagggattgtgctgctggaattactgtgttgcttaTAAGTGTATAGTGCAGctcaagtaacgttacgttaatcatatgctgaaatccagcgtcctccacgactacataaggctgcatatctttcactataaacctccccAGTGCTTTAGTCATGTTTTTCTccctgtctgagtctgagtctgagtctgcatgtagaggctgtttaaatgctgcggggagAAGGAGTTGCTCTTTCATACCCGCCTCTCTTCTCCTTACGCTATCAACGGACACACCGGAGTGATCGCTTCATTAATTGTTCATCATAGTGGAAGACGTTAACATAAACCACACGTGTTGCACAGTGCTTATACAGTCGACGTTTTATCAAACACTATTTTCCGTCATTTTCATGGTAACACTAAATCTGTAATGCTCCCATACAGCAGAGTGaaacgatgctggtggatcctctaactgGACTTTATTGTGTCCACTCGCCATTTCctaaactgactgacagccgcACTCGCCACTTCATCcgtgaaggaggctgggtcacgcttcatcaacacatgcgcagtaaaatctggtctgcactcatgttgagccaatagcaacgcacgaccgcagcttcagttacactgaaccgtgactagagaaccgtgactagagaaccctgactagagaaccgtgactagagaaccgtgactagagaaccgtgactagagaaccgtgactagagaaccgtgattagcgaaccgtgactagagaaccgttactagagaaccgtgactagagaaccgttACTAGAGAACCAtgaccgtgactagagaacctgactagagaaccgtgaccgtgactagagaaccctgactagagaaccgtgactagagaaccgttACTAGAGAACCGTGAGTAGAGAACCGTTACTAGAGAACCGtgaccgtgactagagaacctgactagagaaccgtgaccgtgactagagaaccctgactagagaaccgtgaccgtgactagagaacctgactagagaaccgtgaaCCTGACTAGAGAACCctgactagagaaccgtgactagcgaaccgtcactagagaaccgtgactagcgaaccgtgactagagaaccgtgattagcgaaccgtgactagagaaccgttactagagaaccgtgactagagaaccaTTATTAGAGAACCGtgaccgtgactagagaacctgaCTAGAGAACCAtgaccgtgactagagaaccctgactagagaaccgtgactagcgaACCATGACTAGAGAACCGTTACTAGAGAACCGTGACCAGAGAACCGAACGGTTCAGATTTTTTACCTGAACCGTTTCcatccctaatatatatatatatactgtatatatatatatatatatatatatatatatacatgtatatggtTTATGCTAGCGGCAACACTTCCAATATGATGAACaatttatgatataatatatatatattaggggtggaacggttcacaaaattccTGGTTCctcggttcatatcacggttttggggtcacggttttatgttacagcgaggaggtcatgttctgatttcaacatgcttttcatttatttggcaaaaataagttaacaaatgtttgccttaacaaaagtatggcttacataaAGAACAAATACACTTCTTCATTGACAAATCTTAATTGAATGAATAagtcttctacagtaattagtacaaacaaaaaatgcagctttgttattttcatgtaAATATGAAGGTCTAAGGTCATATATTGAAGCagaagctcaaccagaactgcTAAAAAACTTAGCTTTTTATCTCCCACTCATTCAACAGTGGCTCATTGGTCATAATTCTTACTATAACAGTTAAGGCACTCCAATACTGACATACtgtcaataagaaaaaataaattccaaaaataaaatcataaatgtctgtaatgtaaatgtaatgttccaTCTTAAGGCTGTTGGTAAATCCTCAACTGCTGCTTATTCTAGTTTCTACAGGGCAGGCACAACAGACTAAAATTCACACGTGAAGGCTCACGCTTTGACCATAtgctttaattctgtattgtttatgatggagtgtggtcgtatatgcagcgataaacactcttatagcattaGATATGACTTTGGCACAGTGTGAATCTGCAGTGGGAGGCTGTCTGAACGCTGTGGGGGAACGGATTCTGTccagtctgcttttgtttcgCTCCGCTGATCGACACATTCGGGTGATGCCGTGGTAATTAAATGTTTCAAGTGTCCACATATAAACCCGACTTCAGTTGAACAGTGTCTGCgtacagtttgacacaaatcgTTTTCAGTTTAGCTCGACTATCATGAGCTACTGGGCTCGACTATCATGAGCTACTGGGCTCGACTATCATGAGCTACTGGGCGCTACAGCGCTGCTACCATTCCTGGTGCGCTGACAATAATCTAGACTGATGAATAGCACTACaggtaaaagtattttttttttattaaaataataataattattattattatatatatattttttttaattattattattattttaag
This portion of the Sebastes fasciatus isolate fSebFas1 chromosome 1, fSebFas1.pri, whole genome shotgun sequence genome encodes:
- the LOC141769522 gene encoding NACHT, LRR and PYD domains-containing protein 12-like isoform X13; protein product: MSDCEEEEEDGAESLVSGSLAVKSDQSEDDLLTFSNEPGPSESKVQFRPRAESPVPSCLSMKSDWSKGRPVNFSNEPGPSESKVQFRPRAESPVPSCLSMKSDWSKGRPVNFSNEPGPSESKVQFRPRAESPVPSCLSMKSDWSIDHPPLFSNEPGPSESKVQSRPRAESPVPSCLSMKSDQSMWIPMNFSNEPGPSESKLTSDQKMSDCEEEEEDGAESLVSGCLSMKSDQSEDDLLTFSNEPGPSESKVQSRPRAESPVPSCLSMKSDRSMGFPPNFSNEPGPSDPKVQYRPRAESPAPSCLSMNSDKSMGLRIFFSNEPGPSESKEKKRSHASVEEPMSRSRTRPGPQTASQTSTVQTDRGLQEGVDEHKISLRRRCECVTEGTDETGSGTLLNRIYTELYITEGQSEEVNTQHEVRQLETASKKKTLHDAPIKCHDIFKALPDQQGHIRVVLTNGVAGVGKTFSVQKFALDWAEGLGNQDVSLVVLLSFRELNLIRDEQYSLLMLLHVFHPTLQKVTAEKLAVCKVLFIFDGLDESRLSLDFKNNEVVSDVTQKSSVNVLLTNLIQGNLLPSALVWITSRPAAANQIPPACVARVTEVRGFTDAQKEEYFRRRVSDEELSSRIISHIKTSRSLHIMCLIPVFCWITATVLDHMLTTDQRGELPKTLTDLYSRFLLVQTKRKKQKYGEGHETSPQELTEADREVLLKLGRLAFEHLEKGNIMFYQEDLERCGLDVTEASVYSGVCTEIFKRECVIFQKTVYCFVHLSIQEFLAAVYMFHCYTNRNTEVLKDFLGEDYVHSTLDDFLERAMMKALESKNGHLDLFVRFLHGLSLESNQKLLGGLLGQTDNSPEIIQRIINNLKKMNRYDTSPDRSINIFHCLTEMNDHSVHQEIQEFLKSENRSEKKLSEIHCSALAYMLQMSEEVLDELDLKKYNTPEGRQRLIPAVRNCRKALLSDCRLSATHCEVVASALKSNPSHLRELDMNDVYLQDSGVKLSAALESPNCRLETLRLRLCGLSEISWASLISALKSNPSHLRELDLRGNNLKDSGVKLLCCFLESPHCRLETLRLNSCSLSEISCASLASALKSNPSHLRELDLRDNNLKDSGVKLLCGFLESPHCRLDTLRLKGCSLSEISCASLASALKSNPSHLRELQLSDNKLKDSGVMLLYGFLESPHCRLETLSLRRCSLSEISGASLAFALMSNPSHLRELDLCLNNLKDSGVKLLSGLVESPNCRLETLEWGPWSLSE